A DNA window from Streptomyces sp. 71268 contains the following coding sequences:
- a CDS encoding MazG-like family protein produces the protein MSERLTADQIRADQLDALHERAARAARPAHGAPEADSAGAASAGAADGALWEAARAAVAWLDAANTTRDRAEETALRLLKLTEETGEVMNAYTGLTGHNPRKGVTHERADVAAELCDVILTAAVMLHEFSDDPAGTLDAHVRGVTERMRAGADERP, from the coding sequence ATGTCCGAGCGCCTGACCGCCGACCAGATCAGGGCCGACCAGCTTGACGCCCTCCACGAGCGCGCGGCACGCGCCGCCCGGCCCGCCCACGGCGCACCCGAGGCTGACTCTGCCGGGGCGGCCTCCGCCGGGGCGGCCGACGGCGCGCTGTGGGAGGCGGCCCGCGCGGCGGTGGCCTGGCTCGACGCGGCCAACACCACCCGCGACCGCGCCGAGGAGACCGCCCTGCGCCTGCTGAAGCTCACCGAGGAGACGGGCGAGGTGATGAACGCCTACACCGGGCTGACCGGCCACAACCCGCGCAAGGGCGTCACCCACGAGCGCGCGGACGTCGCGGCGGAGCTGTGCGACGTGATCCTCACGGCCGCCGTGATGCTGCACGAGTTCAGCGACGACCCGGCCGGCACGCTCGACGCGCACGTCCGCGGCGTCACCGAGCGCATGCGCGCGGGGGCCGACGAGCGCCCCTGA